The Glycine soja cultivar W05 chromosome 6, ASM419377v2, whole genome shotgun sequence genome has a window encoding:
- the LOC114417355 gene encoding sister chromatid cohesion protein DCC1-like isoform X1 codes for MELPPQLGSRGAEALKHIAPGSSISVAYHPSFGPYEDLLFLELDEKLLPDVLNERVVLRGQPDEDAVLCTQSKTYAMKFVGTSNSVLLVPPANHSEYYENQLKNDSNSDEEKVVVPVLKVVSGNMELIETAPRLDKLKSLLSEKPYKLEEDDMGNLEENQESRIGLYNWNDLVDNIQASDEELLSGLQALSALEIYGYWRLVDGSYMDMILGMILKNAVLNDWSLNALNEDEVVSTLESDGFPGVLARHCLNVYGNRVNECMPSLVWKLDEKRVCIHFARDILKGGKRKLESFMDEWRQKIPDGMQPTFDLVEGEVLTEKIGVETWVHAFSVASLPSTPAERFSILFRERPKWEWKDLQPYIRDLKLPGLSSEGLLLKYTRRTQPSADAEPVFSAR; via the exons ATGGAATTGCCTCCGCAGTTGGGTTCAAGAGGGGCAGAAGCACTTAAACATATAGCTCCTGGATCATCAATTTCTGTTGCATATCACCCATCTTTTGGACCATATGAAGACCTCCTCTTTCTAGAGCTTGATGAGAAACTTCTCCCAGATGTTCTGAATGAAAG GGTGGTCTTGAGAGGACAGCCTGACGAAGATGCAGTTCTTTGTACTCAATCCAAGACATACGCTATGAAGTTTGTTGGAACTTCCAATTCTGTTCTGCTTGTACCACCTGCAAATCATTCAGAATATTATGAAAATCAACTAAAGAATGATAGTAATAGTGATGAAGAGAAAGTTGTTGTACCTGTACTCAAAGTTGTATCTGGTAATATGGAGCTTATTGAGACAGCCCCCAGACTTGATAAGCTTAAATCACTTCTGTCAGAAAAACCTTACAAATTGGAGGAGGATGACATGGGAAATTTAGAAGAGAATCAGGAATCTAGAATAGGATTATATAACTGGAATGATCTAGTAGACAATATTCAAGCTAGTGATGAGGAATTATTGTCCGGACTGCAGGCTCTTTCGGCACTGGAGATTTATGGGTATTGGAGATTAGTTGACGGGAGTTACATGGACATGATTCTGggaatgattttgaaaaatgcagTGTTGAATGACTGGTCACTTAATGCTTTAAATGAAGATGAAGTTGTGAGTACACTGGAATCAGATGGATTTCCTGGGGTGCTTGCTAGGCATTGTTTGAATGTATATGGTAACAGAGTAAATGAGTGCATGCCTAGCTTAGTCTGGAAGTTGGATGAGAAGCGAGTATGCATACATTTTGCAAGAGACATCCTAAAAGGGGGTAAGAGGAAGTTAGAGAGTTTCATGGATGAATGGAGGCAGAAGATTCCAGACGGAATGCAGCCCACTTTTGATCTTGTGGAAGGAGAGGTATTAACAGAGAAAATTGGAGTTGAAACATGGGTCCACGCCTTCAGTGTCGCTTCTTTGCCTTCCACTCCAGCTGAGCGTTTCTCTATTCTTTTCAGAGAGAGGCCAAAATGGGAATGGAAAGATCTTCAACCCTATATCAG AGATCTGAAGTTACCGGGTCTTTCTTCAGAAGGTTTGCTACTCAAATACACTCGAAGGACACAACCATCAGCTGATGCAGAACCAGTTTTCAGTGCAAGATA G
- the LOC114417355 gene encoding sister chromatid cohesion protein DCC1-like isoform X2 yields MELPPQLGSRGAEALKHIAPGSSISVAYHPSFGPYEDLLFLELDEKLLPDVLNERVVLRGQPDEDAVLCTQSKTYAMKFVGTSNSVLLVPPANHSEYYENQLKNDSNSDEEKVVVPVLKVVSGNMELIETAPRLDKLKSLLSEKPYKLEEDDMGNLEENQESRIGLYNWNDLVDNIQASDEELLSGLQALSALEIYGYWRLVDGSYMDMILGMILKNAVLNDWSLNALNEDEVVSTLESDGFPGVLARHCLNVYGNRVNECMPSLVWKLDEKRVCIHFARDILKGGKRKLESFMDEWRQKIPDGMQPTFDLVEGEVLTEKIGVETWVHAFSVASLPSTPAERFSILFRERPKWEWKDLQPYIRDLKLPGLSSEGLLLKYTRRTQPSADAEPVFSAR; encoded by the exons ATGGAATTGCCTCCGCAGTTGGGTTCAAGAGGGGCAGAAGCACTTAAACATATAGCTCCTGGATCATCAATTTCTGTTGCATATCACCCATCTTTTGGACCATATGAAGACCTCCTCTTTCTAGAGCTTGATGAGAAACTTCTCCCAGATGTTCTGAATGAAAG GGTGGTCTTGAGAGGACAGCCTGACGAAGATGCAGTTCTTTGTACTCAATCCAAGACATACGCTATGAAGTTTGTTGGAACTTCCAATTCTGTTCTGCTTGTACCACCTGCAAATCATTCAGAATATTATGAAAATCAACTAAAGAATGATAGTAATAGTGATGAAGAGAAAGTTGTTGTACCTGTACTCAAAGTTGTATCTGGTAATATGGAGCTTATTGAGACAGCCCCCAGACTTGATAAGCTTAAATCACTTCTGTCAGAAAAACCTTACAAATTGGAGGAGGATGACATGGGAAATTTAGAAGAGAATCAGGAATCTAGAATAGGATTATATAACTGGAATGATCTAGTAGACAATATTCAAGCTAGTGATGAGGAATTATTGTCCGGACTGCAGGCTCTTTCGGCACTGGAGATTTATGGGTATTGGAGATTAGTTGACGGGAGTTACATGGACATGATTCTGggaatgattttgaaaaatgcagTGTTGAATGACTGGTCACTTAATGCTTTAAATGAAGATGAAGTTGTGAGTACACTGGAATCAGATGGATTTCCTGGGGTGCTTGCTAGGCATTGTTTGAATGTATATGGTAACAGAGTAAATGAGTGCATGCCTAGCTTAGTCTGGAAGTTGGATGAGAAGCGAGTATGCATACATTTTGCAAGAGACATCCTAAAAGGGGGTAAGAGGAAGTTAGAGAGTTTCATGGATGAATGGAGGCAGAAGATTCCAGACGGAATGCAGCCCACTTTTGATCTTGTGGAAGGAGAGGTATTAACAGAGAAAATTGGAGTTGAAACATGGGTCCACGCCTTCAGTGTCGCTTCTTTGCCTTCCACTCCAGCTGAGCGTTTCTCTATTCTTTTCAGAGAGAGGCCAAAATGGGAATGGAAAGATCTTCAACCCTATATCAG AGATCTGAAGTTACCGGGTCTTTCTTCAGAAGGTTTGCTACTCAAATACACTCGAAGGACACAACCATCAGCTGATGCAGAACCAGTTTTCAGTGCAAGATAG